A stretch of Thermomicrobium roseum DSM 5159 DNA encodes these proteins:
- a CDS encoding agmatinase translates to MTEPAPSTFVGLPRLDELPRPPHVTFLGVPYGRPYRGLGPELPSATAPAALRAASLAFQPYYRNVDVDFGGDLFAGREVLLADAGDVRLVPGDHTGNLERITTVVRTLLRAGTVPIVLGGDHAVTVPVLQAYAEHTGLCIVQIDAHLDWRDEVDGIREGFSSPMRRASELSSVHAMIQIGLRGAGSGREGEFAAARTWGSVLVPARTVHREGIEWVLDRLPQASAYYVTLDADGIDPGIMPGVNAPAPGGLTYWQVFDLLCGIAHRGQIVGFDLTELAPARDPSGVTMAHAVRILLVLIGALAHAGQFG, encoded by the coding sequence ATGACCGAACCTGCGCCATCGACTTTTGTCGGACTTCCCCGCCTCGACGAGTTGCCTCGTCCCCCTCATGTGACGTTCCTCGGTGTTCCCTATGGACGCCCTTACCGAGGGCTGGGGCCTGAGCTTCCGTCAGCGACTGCACCAGCCGCGCTCCGCGCTGCTTCGCTCGCCTTCCAGCCGTATTACCGGAACGTGGACGTCGATTTTGGTGGCGACCTCTTCGCGGGACGGGAGGTCCTGCTCGCTGATGCGGGCGATGTCCGGCTCGTTCCAGGGGACCACACCGGTAATCTGGAGCGGATCACCACGGTCGTCCGCACACTGCTCCGTGCTGGCACCGTACCCATCGTGCTCGGCGGTGACCATGCGGTGACCGTTCCGGTCTTGCAGGCCTACGCCGAGCATACAGGGCTCTGTATTGTCCAGATCGACGCGCACCTCGACTGGCGCGACGAGGTCGATGGCATCCGCGAGGGATTCTCGAGTCCGATGCGACGGGCCAGCGAACTGTCCTCGGTGCACGCGATGATCCAGATCGGGCTACGCGGGGCCGGCAGTGGACGAGAGGGAGAGTTCGCTGCTGCTCGTACCTGGGGAAGCGTCTTGGTTCCGGCCCGCACCGTGCACCGAGAGGGGATCGAGTGGGTACTCGACCGGTTGCCGCAGGCATCCGCGTACTACGTCACGCTTGACGCGGACGGCATCGATCCGGGTATCATGCCAGGGGTCAATGCGCCAGCCCCCGGTGGTCTGACGTACTGGCAGGTCTTCGACCTCTTGTGTGGCATTGCACACCGTGGCCAGATCGTCGGCTTCGACCTCACCGAACTGGCACCGGCCCGCGACCCGAGCGGTGTGACCATGGCTCATGCCGTGCGCATCCTTCTGGTCCTCATCGGTGCGCTGGCGCACGCCGGCCAGTTCGGATGA
- a CDS encoding Lrp/AsnC family transcriptional regulator — protein sequence MVRPIDALDRSIIRLLQEDSRMPSAEIARRLGVAERTVRARINRLVEDGIVKLVAIVNPSALGYDVTADIFLEVEPGRLEEVAQQLVAMEEVAYVGLTTGERDISIQVFVPSVDALYRFITEKLQRIPGVIGTTTYVVPRVLKWLHNWSLPSESTAPAGRRAVRRRRRGRAGRAQEEAAISATSPAGANSDENT from the coding sequence ATGGTACGCCCGATCGATGCACTCGACCGCTCGATCATCCGTCTCCTCCAGGAGGACAGCCGCATGCCGAGCGCCGAGATCGCTCGCCGGCTCGGTGTGGCCGAGCGAACCGTCCGCGCTCGCATCAACCGGCTCGTCGAGGACGGCATCGTCAAGCTCGTCGCCATCGTCAATCCTTCCGCCCTCGGCTACGACGTGACCGCCGATATCTTCCTGGAAGTGGAACCGGGACGCCTGGAGGAAGTCGCTCAGCAACTCGTCGCCATGGAAGAAGTCGCTTACGTCGGTCTCACCACCGGCGAGCGCGACATCAGCATCCAGGTCTTCGTCCCCTCGGTCGATGCGCTCTATCGCTTCATCACCGAGAAACTCCAGCGAATTCCCGGCGTCATCGGCACGACGACGTACGTGGTTCCCCGCGTCCTCAAGTGGCTGCACAACTGGTCGTTACCCTCCGAAAGCACTGCGCCAGCCGGTCGCCGCGCCGTCCGTCGTCGCCGACGCGGCCGGGCCGGACGCGCCCAGGAAGAAGCAGCGATCTCAGCCACCAGCCCAGCAGGAGCGAACAGTGACGAAAACACCTAA
- a CDS encoding aspartate aminotransferase family protein translates to MTKTPKATRTEWLRRAREALGGAVTSFVLPESHAIVLSHGLGSRVVDVDGRDYIDYVLGSGPLILGHAHPAIVEAVSRQAALGSTFYTLTPAAIELAEEIIRAVPCAEQIKFVSTGTEATFHALRIARAYTGRTKILKFEGAFHGVHDYALISAFPAVPSDLPKGQPDSAGIPPQVAETVLVSRWNDLDVTRALIEQHAEELAAVICEPLQRALPPAPGFLNGLRELTERYGILLIFDEVVTGFRLAYGGAQERYGVVPDLATFGKALSGGYPLAAIAGRREIMALTDPTRRSRGEPVAHLSGTLNGNPLAAAAGLATLHVLRQPGVYDYLYRISEQLRTGLRELAAARGIPLQVIGEGPVLQIVFAEEEPRDYAALLRADRERAVRFGLACLERGLFVNPGEKLYLSLAHSEADIARTLEIFSAALDTVLSDANATASD, encoded by the coding sequence GTGACGAAAACACCTAAAGCCACCCGCACCGAATGGCTGCGCCGCGCGCGTGAGGCGCTCGGTGGCGCTGTGACCAGTTTCGTCCTTCCCGAGTCGCATGCCATCGTGCTCTCGCACGGCTTGGGAAGCCGTGTCGTCGACGTCGATGGTCGGGACTATATCGACTATGTGCTCGGTTCCGGACCGCTCATCCTCGGCCATGCTCATCCCGCCATCGTCGAGGCCGTCTCGCGTCAGGCGGCACTCGGCTCGACCTTCTACACGCTCACGCCGGCCGCGATCGAACTGGCTGAGGAGATCATCCGGGCCGTTCCCTGCGCCGAGCAGATCAAGTTCGTCTCTACCGGCACCGAGGCGACATTCCACGCGCTGCGCATCGCCCGCGCCTATACAGGTCGTACCAAGATCCTCAAGTTCGAAGGGGCCTTCCACGGCGTCCACGACTACGCCCTCATCAGCGCGTTCCCCGCCGTCCCCTCGGACCTGCCGAAGGGGCAACCGGATTCCGCTGGCATCCCACCCCAAGTCGCCGAGACCGTACTGGTCTCACGCTGGAACGACCTCGACGTCACGCGCGCGCTCATCGAGCAGCATGCCGAGGAGCTGGCCGCCGTCATCTGCGAGCCGCTGCAACGAGCGCTCCCACCAGCGCCCGGCTTCCTGAACGGCCTGCGCGAACTCACCGAGCGCTACGGAATCCTGCTCATCTTCGACGAGGTCGTCACCGGGTTCCGGCTCGCCTACGGAGGAGCCCAGGAACGGTACGGCGTCGTCCCCGATCTGGCTACCTTCGGCAAGGCGTTGAGCGGTGGCTACCCGCTGGCTGCTATCGCCGGCCGCCGCGAGATCATGGCACTCACCGACCCCACGCGCCGGTCTCGTGGCGAACCGGTCGCGCATCTCAGTGGCACGCTCAATGGCAATCCGCTGGCTGCCGCTGCCGGGTTGGCCACCTTGCACGTTCTTCGGCAGCCTGGCGTGTACGACTACCTCTATCGAATCAGTGAGCAACTCCGGACCGGATTGCGTGAACTGGCCGCCGCACGCGGTATACCGCTGCAGGTCATCGGGGAAGGGCCGGTCCTGCAGATCGTCTTCGCCGAGGAAGAGCCCCGCGATTATGCAGCTTTGCTCCGTGCCGATCGCGAGCGAGCTGTTCGCTTCGGCCTCGCCTGCCTCGAACGTGGGCTCTTCGTCAACCCAGGCGAAAAGCTCTACCTCTCGCTGGCCCACAGCGAGGCCGACATCGCGCGCACCCTGGAGATCTTCTCCGCAGCGCTGGATACGGTACTCAGCGACGCCAACGCTACCGCGAGCGACTAG
- a CDS encoding class F sortase: protein MTASTRRRKALGTTALLLAMMLIGGWLNASSHALLLGPVGVSPRVPEADALRTEAWRLVGQAIPSEEVAVLPLPETWIPPRHLPSPAVEEPSPVREPLLVMPRLVEPVRIRIPSIGVDAPIQAVDLAPDGSLAISDDGDTVFWYRGSAYPGWPGRALLAGHLDRVEGGWAVFAGLHRLQPGSVVLLELADGRVLHYTVTGQARVASTDLPAELLTGENSSELVLITCAGWWDPQRRVYSDNLLVFTRFDGLAPLS from the coding sequence ATGACCGCATCGACACGTCGGCGCAAGGCACTCGGGACGACTGCGCTCCTCCTGGCAATGATGCTGATCGGGGGGTGGTTGAACGCGTCCTCGCACGCCCTGCTGCTCGGCCCGGTCGGGGTATCACCGCGCGTGCCGGAGGCTGACGCGCTGCGCACCGAGGCGTGGCGGCTCGTCGGGCAAGCGATTCCGAGTGAAGAGGTCGCGGTGCTCCCGTTGCCCGAGACGTGGATCCCGCCGAGGCACTTGCCCAGCCCGGCGGTCGAGGAGCCCTCGCCGGTCCGCGAACCACTCCTGGTGATGCCGCGACTGGTCGAGCCGGTGCGTATTCGGATTCCGAGCATCGGCGTCGATGCTCCGATCCAAGCGGTCGATCTCGCGCCCGACGGCAGCCTGGCGATCTCCGACGACGGCGACACAGTGTTCTGGTATCGGGGAAGCGCCTACCCCGGTTGGCCGGGACGAGCGTTACTGGCAGGCCATCTCGACCGGGTGGAGGGTGGTTGGGCTGTCTTCGCCGGCTTGCACCGCTTGCAGCCGGGTAGTGTGGTGCTGCTCGAACTGGCCGATGGGCGGGTGCTCCACTACACGGTGACGGGGCAAGCGCGTGTGGCGAGCACGGACCTACCGGCGGAGCTGCTCACCGGCGAGAACTCCTCGGAACTCGTCTTGATCACCTGCGCCGGCTGGTGGGATCCGCAGCGTCGCGTGTACAGCGACAACCTTCTCGTCTTCACGCGCTTCGACGGCCTCGCCCCGCTGAGCTAG
- a CDS encoding DUF4397 domain-containing protein, with amino-acid sequence MRQLITVVITLALLAAVPFTVLAAGHEKAQLTVVHGVPDLVVDVYANDAKVLSNFTFGTVTDPLALDPGTYKLAIRPAGADPASAPVLSAEATLAAGQNASVVAHLDANGQPRLSIFVNDTSPVASGKGRLIVRHTAQAPAVDVRAGGAVVFANLANPNEAKADVDAKTYSVDLAPAGQAQAVFGPVDLPVAAGAATIVYAIGSIEKGSFRLVTQVITGLGAPPSHVGTGGGSAANATLPLTVAVLAALLVLAGSAALVRVPVRIERRNLR; translated from the coding sequence ATGAGGCAACTGATCACCGTCGTCATCACCCTCGCACTGCTTGCAGCCGTTCCGTTCACGGTTTTGGCTGCGGGCCATGAGAAGGCGCAGCTCACTGTGGTGCACGGAGTCCCGGACCTGGTCGTGGATGTCTACGCCAACGATGCGAAGGTGCTGTCCAATTTCACCTTCGGCACGGTGACCGATCCCCTGGCGCTCGATCCCGGTACCTACAAGCTGGCGATCCGGCCGGCCGGGGCTGACCCAGCGAGCGCTCCAGTCCTCTCGGCCGAAGCCACGTTGGCTGCTGGCCAGAACGCGTCGGTCGTCGCTCACCTGGATGCCAACGGGCAGCCGCGCCTGAGCATCTTCGTCAACGACACATCCCCGGTGGCGAGCGGTAAGGGACGCCTCATCGTCCGCCATACTGCGCAGGCGCCGGCGGTGGACGTGCGGGCTGGTGGCGCGGTCGTATTCGCCAATCTGGCGAATCCGAACGAGGCCAAGGCGGACGTCGATGCCAAGACCTATTCGGTCGACCTGGCGCCGGCTGGGCAGGCGCAGGCTGTGTTCGGGCCGGTCGACTTGCCGGTGGCAGCCGGAGCAGCGACGATCGTCTATGCCATCGGATCGATCGAAAAAGGCTCCTTCCGGCTGGTGACCCAGGTGATCACCGGTTTGGGTGCTCCACCCAGCCATGTCGGGACCGGTGGGGGTAGTGCCGCCAACGCGACGCTGCCGTTGACGGTCGCGGTGCTGGCCGCGCTGCTGGTGTTGGCTGGTAGTGCGGCGCTCGTCCGCGTGCCGGTTCGCATCGAACGCCGCAATCTCCGGTAA
- a CDS encoding zinc-binding dehydrogenase: protein MRAARYFGPHDFRLVEIDRPVPERGEVLLRVRAAGLCHSDLHIIFDELGGYPIPAPLTLGHEICGEAVERGEGVTGIEIGRRYVVFGPVGCGNCRWCRSGRDNLCTESRWIGIARDGGYAEYVTVPAQALVAVPDTVSDAEAAVATDAVLTSYHALLTVGRLQPGEGVAIIGVGGLGLNAVQIASAFGAVVLALDIQERKLELARQHGAAIALDSRQLDPQNPPLDRPITLVADFVGTDQTKLLAQQLVARGGRIVLVGLGSVGGPLLGLRAVADEIAVLGSFWGTRQELATVLDLIARGIIRPRVETHPLDEILTWVERLRAGEVESRVALVP from the coding sequence ATGCGAGCAGCCCGCTATTTCGGTCCCCATGATTTCCGTCTCGTCGAGATCGACCGCCCCGTTCCTGAGCGCGGCGAGGTGCTCCTGCGCGTCCGCGCAGCTGGCCTCTGCCACTCCGACCTGCACATCATCTTCGATGAACTCGGTGGTTACCCGATTCCGGCACCCCTGACGCTGGGTCACGAGATCTGCGGTGAAGCCGTGGAACGCGGCGAGGGAGTGACCGGCATCGAAATCGGTCGCCGCTACGTCGTCTTCGGTCCGGTCGGCTGCGGCAACTGCCGCTGGTGCCGCAGCGGACGCGACAACCTCTGCACCGAGAGTCGCTGGATCGGAATCGCCCGCGACGGCGGGTACGCCGAGTACGTCACAGTGCCTGCCCAGGCCCTCGTTGCCGTGCCGGACACTGTCTCCGACGCTGAGGCAGCGGTCGCGACCGACGCGGTCCTCACGTCGTATCACGCCTTGCTCACGGTCGGTCGCCTCCAGCCCGGGGAGGGAGTCGCCATCATCGGTGTCGGCGGCCTCGGCCTCAATGCGGTCCAGATCGCCAGCGCCTTCGGCGCCGTCGTCCTGGCCCTCGACATCCAGGAGCGGAAGCTGGAACTCGCCCGCCAGCACGGCGCAGCCATCGCGCTGGACAGCCGGCAGCTCGATCCCCAAAACCCGCCCCTCGATCGACCCATCACGCTGGTCGCCGACTTCGTCGGCACCGACCAGACCAAGCTGCTCGCCCAGCAACTCGTCGCCCGCGGCGGACGCATCGTCCTCGTCGGCCTGGGCAGCGTCGGTGGTCCACTCCTCGGGCTTCGCGCTGTCGCCGACGAAATCGCTGTCCTCGGCTCGTTTTGGGGTACCCGACAGGAACTCGCGACTGTTCTCGACCTCATCGCCCGCGGCATCATCCGGCCCCGCGTGGAAACGCACCCGCTCGACGAAATCCTCACCTGGGTCGAACGGTTGCGCGCGGGTGAGGTCGAAAGCCGCGTGGCCCTGGTGCCCTGA
- a CDS encoding ParA family protein, whose protein sequence is MTPVIAFFNQKGGTAKTTSTLNVGAALAERGYRVLSLDLDPQASLTMALGIDIARLEVSVYDLLVEDPLPLSETIVATRIAGFDLVPSHPDLAAAELELLNALERERRLAHALAAAEPLPYDYVLIDSPPALNILSVNILVAATALVIPIEPHPLSLMVLRRLFETVNRVRRLNPRLAVLGFLPTKVHHSSRLVADMLATLRERFPDLPLLPSIPLSIKGAEAVAEHTSILQYQPRSSLAAAYRQAAAAIVELVGSTSRV, encoded by the coding sequence GTGACGCCAGTCATCGCGTTCTTCAACCAGAAAGGTGGAACCGCCAAGACCACGAGTACGCTCAACGTCGGAGCTGCACTCGCTGAGCGCGGCTACCGGGTACTCTCGCTCGACCTCGATCCCCAGGCCAGCCTGACGATGGCGCTCGGGATCGATATCGCCCGGCTGGAGGTCTCGGTCTACGACCTCCTCGTCGAAGATCCGCTTCCCCTCAGCGAGACCATCGTGGCGACGCGGATCGCCGGATTCGACCTCGTCCCGAGCCATCCGGATCTGGCTGCTGCGGAACTGGAACTCTTGAATGCTCTCGAGCGCGAGCGGCGGCTGGCGCACGCGCTCGCTGCGGCTGAACCCTTGCCCTACGACTACGTCCTGATCGATAGCCCACCGGCTCTCAACATCCTGAGCGTCAACATCCTGGTCGCCGCGACCGCCCTGGTCATTCCGATCGAGCCGCATCCGCTTTCGCTCATGGTCTTGCGTCGCCTCTTCGAGACGGTCAACCGGGTGCGCCGGCTCAACCCGCGCCTTGCTGTGCTCGGCTTCCTGCCGACCAAAGTGCACCACTCCTCGCGCCTGGTCGCCGACATGCTCGCCACGCTGCGCGAGCGCTTCCCCGATCTCCCGCTCTTGCCGAGTATCCCGCTCTCGATCAAGGGCGCCGAGGCGGTAGCCGAGCACACCTCGATCCTGCAGTACCAGCCGCGGTCTTCCCTGGCTGCAGCCTACCGGCAGGCTGCTGCTGCCATCGTCGAACTCGTCGGGAGTACCAGTCGTGTCTGA
- a CDS encoding ParB/RepB/Spo0J family partition protein has protein sequence MSESPLSPTTRRRRFTVDDLLADTSPQARGTRELAEAREIALDRIEPDPDQPRRTFDPERLEELAASIRQQGVLQPIAVRYDATRDRYVIIHGERRWRAAQLAGLPTIPAIVRQVSDEQRLIQQLMENILREDLNALDRAAALRRLKQQLGDVPWEQVAETVGIKRSRLFQLLATEKLPEPVQEAIRAGRLSEKQTRPLQGLPEPLQIAVAQLIEQDGLPQAEIERLARTLRERTDLALLDPRELLPQLRQFIRPIGSATPRPARSTRRSSRAVQLVTALERLRQLLETTDPATLDRAEREVITEAFRRLGSSLHRWRTALGGAPESS, from the coding sequence GTGTCTGAGTCTCCGCTCTCCCCAACTACCCGCCGACGGCGCTTTACCGTCGATGACCTGCTCGCCGATACGTCACCCCAGGCACGCGGTACCCGCGAACTCGCCGAGGCACGCGAGATCGCGCTCGACCGCATCGAGCCTGACCCTGATCAGCCGCGCCGTACCTTCGATCCGGAGCGCCTGGAAGAACTGGCCGCCTCCATCCGCCAGCAGGGCGTGCTCCAGCCGATCGCGGTGCGGTACGACGCGACGCGCGACCGGTACGTCATCATCCACGGCGAGCGACGCTGGCGGGCCGCCCAGCTGGCTGGTCTCCCCACCATCCCGGCCATCGTCCGGCAGGTCAGCGACGAGCAGCGACTCATCCAGCAGCTCATGGAGAACATCCTGCGCGAGGATCTGAACGCGCTCGACCGAGCGGCTGCGCTCCGTCGGCTCAAGCAGCAGCTCGGTGATGTCCCCTGGGAACAGGTCGCCGAGACGGTCGGGATCAAGCGCAGCCGGCTGTTCCAGCTCCTCGCTACGGAGAAGCTGCCGGAACCGGTGCAGGAAGCGATCCGGGCTGGCCGGCTCTCGGAGAAGCAGACGCGACCGCTCCAGGGGCTTCCCGAGCCGCTCCAGATCGCGGTGGCCCAGCTGATCGAGCAGGACGGTCTCCCGCAAGCGGAGATCGAGCGACTCGCCCGCACGCTGCGCGAGCGCACCGACCTCGCCCTGCTCGATCCCCGAGAGCTCCTGCCTCAGCTCCGGCAATTCATCCGCCCGATCGGGTCAGCCACGCCGCGACCGGCTCGCTCCACCCGTCGATCGTCCCGCGCAGTCCAGCTCGTTACCGCGCTCGAGCGGCTCCGTCAACTCCTGGAGACGACCGATCCCGCCACCCTCGATCGCGCCGAGCGCGAAGTGATCACCGAAGCCTTCCGACGCCTGGGCTCCTCGCTGCACCGCTGGCGCACCGCGTTGGGCGGCGCACCCGAGTCGAGCTGA
- a CDS encoding biotin transporter BioY: MSSVVLADLALPRSWREHAGVRLAANVVLVVAGSLLTALAAQVSIPLPFTPVPITGQTFAVLLVGAALGSRRGAASMALYVAQGLAGLPVFAGGKAGLAVLLGPTGGYLIGFIAAAFVTGWLAERGWDRRPLTTALAMVFGNLVIYLFGVSWLAVFVGISKAPLLGMVPFIPGDIVKIVLATVALPGAWWVVRRLGSGTMS; encoded by the coding sequence ATGAGTTCGGTCGTCTTGGCGGATCTGGCGCTGCCGCGGAGCTGGCGAGAGCACGCGGGGGTGCGGCTCGCGGCCAATGTCGTGCTGGTGGTGGCCGGGAGCCTGCTCACGGCTCTGGCGGCACAGGTGAGCATCCCGCTGCCGTTCACCCCGGTTCCGATCACCGGGCAGACCTTCGCCGTTCTCCTGGTGGGTGCGGCTTTGGGGAGCCGGCGCGGAGCAGCGAGCATGGCGCTCTATGTCGCGCAAGGGCTGGCCGGGTTGCCGGTCTTCGCCGGTGGTAAGGCGGGGTTGGCAGTGTTGCTGGGTCCGACCGGTGGGTACCTCATCGGTTTCATCGCTGCGGCGTTCGTGACCGGCTGGCTGGCCGAGCGTGGTTGGGACCGGCGGCCGCTGACCACGGCTTTGGCGATGGTTTTCGGGAATCTCGTGATCTACCTCTTCGGTGTCTCCTGGCTCGCTGTTTTCGTCGGCATCAGCAAGGCGCCGTTACTGGGCATGGTTCCGTTCATTCCAGGAGACATCGTCAAGATCGTGCTGGCGACCGTCGCGTTGCCCGGAGCGTGGTGGGTGGTGCGCCGCCTGGGTAGTGGGACGATGAGCTGA
- a CDS encoding LamB/YcsF family protein, translating into MARVIDINCDMGESFGRWTLGNDAALMPYITSANIACGWHAGDPAVMRQTVELAVAHGVGIGAHVGFPDLLGFGRRRIDVTPQEVYDYTLYQAGALQAFAQAAGARLQHVKPHGAFYVMCSQNEELCEALCRAIKALGNGIALVMMGDIAPRVAASVGIPMAREGYIDLNYNRQGQLVLERRKQAWDPEEVARRAVELVLHGRIPTIEGETLQAEVETICIHGDAPNAPEIAQRVRQRLEEAGVVVRPLGAGMTATA; encoded by the coding sequence ATGGCCCGCGTCATCGACATCAACTGCGACATGGGCGAAAGCTTCGGTCGCTGGACGCTCGGCAACGATGCAGCACTGATGCCATACATCACCTCAGCGAACATCGCCTGCGGCTGGCACGCCGGCGATCCGGCCGTCATGCGGCAAACGGTCGAACTCGCGGTGGCGCATGGGGTCGGCATCGGCGCGCATGTCGGCTTTCCCGACCTCCTCGGTTTCGGCCGTCGCCGCATCGACGTCACGCCGCAGGAGGTTTATGACTATACTCTCTACCAAGCCGGCGCACTACAGGCGTTCGCTCAGGCAGCCGGTGCGCGACTGCAGCACGTCAAGCCGCACGGAGCGTTCTACGTGATGTGCTCGCAGAACGAGGAACTGTGCGAGGCGCTCTGCCGGGCGATCAAGGCGCTCGGCAACGGGATCGCGCTCGTGATGATGGGCGATATCGCTCCGCGGGTCGCAGCCTCGGTCGGTATCCCGATGGCGCGCGAGGGTTACATCGACCTCAACTACAACCGCCAGGGGCAACTGGTGCTCGAGCGCCGCAAGCAGGCGTGGGACCCCGAAGAAGTCGCCCGGCGCGCCGTGGAGCTGGTCCTGCACGGTCGCATCCCGACGATCGAGGGGGAGACGCTCCAGGCCGAGGTGGAGACGATCTGTATCCACGGCGACGCGCCGAACGCACCAGAGATCGCCCAGCGGGTGCGCCAGCGCCTGGAGGAGGCAGGTGTGGTCGTCCGCCCGTTGGGGGCGGGGATGACGGCGACCGCCTGA